In the genome of Poecile atricapillus isolate bPoeAtr1 unplaced genomic scaffold, bPoeAtr1.hap1 scaffold_336, whole genome shotgun sequence, the window GTCCTTCAGGAGactcctggggacattggggacatcacagggacatcagggggacattggggacaccagggacaccggGGTACCAGGGGGATcaggggatgtggggacatttggggacatttggggacaccgggatcgATCTCTGGGGTCATCTCGCTCTTGGGCTGGTTCAGGAgactcctggggacaccacggggacattggggggacactggggacactggggacattgaggggacatcagggacatcaggggcacaggggacatggggacacagggacatcagGGATCGATCTCTGGCGTCATCTCGCTCCTGGGCTTGTTCAGGAGActcctggggacatttggggacattggggacatcagggggacatcagggggacaccagggggacaccagggacaccggGGTACCAGGGgaatgtggggatgtggggacatttggggacatttggggacaccgggatcgATCTCTGGGGTCATCTCGCTCTTGGGCTTGTTCAGGAgactcctggggacaccacggggacattggggacatcagggggaccttggggacatcgtGGGAGCctcagggacattggggacatcacagggtcaggggatttggggacatttggggacatttggggacatttggggacacagggatcgATCTCTGGGGTCACCTCGCTCTCGGGGTCCTTCAGGAGGCTCccggggacaccgaggggacaccgaggggacaccagggggatgtggggacaccgggagcgGCTCGGGGACAGCGGCAAAGAGCGGCCCCGGCCCGTTCCGccccctcccggtgtcccccccgcTCCCCAGCTCCGCCTTTCCCCGCTTCCCCCCGCTGGCCCCTCCCCGATCCCGTGTTTTTCCCCCGTTTCTTCCCcgttttcccgttttttcccgtttttcccattttttccccgtttttccccgtttttcccccgcCGCTCTCACATGGCTGCCGCTCTCCCGCTCCCGCCGCTTCCGCTGCGCTTCCGGGTCACGGCGGGGGGCGGAGCCACTTCCGGGTCACCGAGCGAGCGGCAGCCAATGGGAACGCGGGGTGGGCGGGGCCTcgggaaaggggcggggcctcagagggatttgggggtcccggggggatttggggggtcccgggggggtttgggggggtcccgggggggttttggggggtcccggtggggttttggggtgttttgaggggattttgggaaggttcagggggattttgggggtctccgaggggattttggggggtcccaagAGAATTTGGGGTCTCCGAGTGAGATttggggggcccggggggggcgTGGCCGCTGttttgtgggcgtggcctcggCGGGGCGTGATTGACACGCGCAGAGTGGGCGTGGCCACGTCCAGGTGGAGGGGGCGTAGTCGCATAAAGGGGCGTGGCCACAGAAGGGGCGTGGCCGCAGAAAGGGGCGCGGTCACATAAATGGGCGTGGCCAGCGGGTTATTCCGagaagggggcgtggcctgtcGCGACAGGGGGCGCGCGAAGGGGGAGGGGCCGTGTCCcgggggtattttggggagggggcgtgtCCCGgaggggtattttggggagggggcgtgtcccgaggggtattttggggagggggcgtgtCCTCAAgagggtattttggggagggggcgtgtcccggggggtattttggggagggggcgtgtcccggggggtattttggggagggggcgtgtcccggggggtattttggggagggggcgtgtcccggggggtattttggggagggggcgtgtCCTCAGGGGGGTGTGTGAGGGAGGGGGCGTGTCCGAGGAGAGGGCGTGGCCCGTAGGGGGCGTGGCCACCGAAGGGGGCGTGTCCGAGGAGGGGGCTCGCGCGGTGGGTGCGGAGGGCGCGGCAGCGGCGGCCATGGACGGGCGGCCCGGACCGAGGTACcggggggggaatttggggaggggtcccggggctgAGACCCCCccggggaggggtgggggaggggcctgGAGGGGTCACCGGGAACGGGGGGTCCCGGGAATGCGACCCCCGGGGGGGCGTGGCCAGGGAATGAGACCCCCGGGAGGGGCGGGGTCCGCCCGCAtgggcgggggtcccggggaggggtCGGGACtcggtttggggaggggtcccggggtcGGGACtcggtttggggaggggtcccggggctggggggggtcgGGACTCggcttggggaggggtcccggggccgggactcggtttggggaggggtcccggggccgGAATTCCCGGGGAGGGGTCGGGACtcggtttggggaggggtcccggggccgGAATTCCCGGGGAGGGGTCGGGACtcggtttggggaggggtcccggggtcGGGACtcggtttggggaggggtcccggggccggaattcccgggggggggggtcccggatCCGGTCTGGGACTCTCcgggggggcggggcccggttgattttgggggtcccgggacccccggggggggcGGGATCGgtcgggggggggtcccgggaatGGGACCCTCGGGGGGGGGCGGGTCCCggttgattttgggggtcccgggacccccgggggggtcGGGATCGGTCGGGAGGGGTCCCGGGAACGGGACCCTcggggggggcggggcccggttgattttgggggtcccgggacgggaattttggggagggggacgCGGGACCCGCCCCCCTTcggccgggacccccgggaggggcggggccgggaattggggggggggggtcccggctcggttcgggggtcccgggtcggttttggggggggggtcccgggtcGGTTGGGGATCCCGGGTCTGTtcgggggggggggtcccgggtcggttttgggggaggggagggggggtcACGTGAGGAATTTGGGGACTTTTGGGACCCCCGAATTTGGGGCGGGGGTCGCTCCCACGTGGCGGccgagggggggggggggtccctcAATGAGGGGGGACCCGGAGGGGACACGGGCGGGACCGGTCAGGGTTCGGTACCGGGACCCGTCGGGGTTCGGTACCGGGACCAGTTAAGGCTCGGTACCGGGACCGGTCCGGGTTCGGTACCGGGACCGGTCAGGGTTCGGTACCGGGACCAGTCGGGGTTCGGTACCGGGACCAGTCAGGGTTCGGTACCGGGACCAGTTAGTGCCCGGTACCGGGACCGGTCAGGGTTCGGTACCGGGAGCAGTTAAGGCTCGGTACCGGGACCAGTCGGGGTTCGGTACCGGCACCAATCAGTGCCCGGTACCGGTCCCGGTTTGCAGCTGGTCCTGTGTCGGTTCTGGTCCCAGTCACtgcccggtcccggtcccggttctgCTCTCGGTTTGCACCCGGTTCTGGTCCCAGTTAGTGCCCGGTTCTGGTCCCAGTCACTGCCCGATACCGGCCTCGGTTCTGGTCCCGGTTTGCACCCGATACTGGTCCCAGTTCTAGTCCCAGTTTGCAGCCGGTTCTGGTCTCGGTTCTGGTCCCGGTCAGTGCCCGGTGCTGGTCCCGGTTCCAGTTCTGGTTCCGTTCCCGGTCCCGGTTCTGCTCCCGCTCCCGGTCAGTGCCCGGTCCCGGTCCCAGTTTGAAGCCGGTTCTGGTCTCGGTCCCGGTTCCGGTCAGTGCCCGGTTCTGGTCCCGGTTTGCAGCCGGTTCTGGTTCCgttcccggtcccggttccAGTTCTGGTTCCGTTCCCGGTCCCGGTTCTGTTCCCGGTTCTGGTCCCGGTTCCgttcccggtcccggtcccggtcccgctCCCATTCCCgccttcccctctccctcaTTTGCATAAATCACCATAAATTTGCATAGCCCCGCCCCCTCGGGGCCCCCGCGCTGCCCCGGCCGCGGCCCCCGGGCCCGGAGCCAGGAACAGGAACGGGGAAAAATCGGGAACAGCGCGTGCCGGGAGCGGCACGTGCGCGGCCCCGGGGCCCcgggagagcagggaaaatacgggaaaaatgggaaaaacgggaaaaatgagagaaacagcgaaaaaatgggggaaaacggcgaaaaaatgggggaaaacgggccgaaaatggggaaaaaacggggaaaaatcGGGAACAGCGCGTGCCGGGAGCGGCACGTGCGCGGCCCCGGGGCCCcgggagagcagggaaaaaacgggaaaaatgggaaaaacgggaaaaacggggaaaaagcggagaaaaaatggggaaaaacggcgaaaaaatggggaaaaacgggcCGAAAATGGCCGAAAACCGGGGAAAAATCGGGAACAGCGCGTGCCGGGAGCGGCACGTGCGCGGCCCCGGGGCCCcgggagagcagggaaaaaacggggaaaatgggaaaaatgggaaaatcggGAAAACCGGcgaaaaaatggagaaaaacggcgaaaaaatggccaaaaacGGGCcgaaaatggggaaaaaccgGGGGAAAATCTGGAACAGCGCGTGCCGGGAGCGGCACGTGCGCGGccctgggagagcagggaaaaaatggaaaaacaggggaaaatgggaaaaatggaaaaaccgggaaaaaccggcaaaaaaaatgggggaaaaatggggaagaacggcgaaaaaatgggaaaaaacggggaaaaaatgggggaaaatgggaatatgtGAAGGTGGGAACGCGGGAATGCGGGAAtgcgggattttggggatccaaggggaattttgggattcggtttgggattttttggggttaaatttgggattttttgggttcaattcaggatttttggggttcaattcgggatttttggggtctccccccCAGGCCGACCCCCGAGGGCCGCCGGGAGCGCTCCCGGGATGTGGCTCGGGTTCCTtgggggaagttttggggggatgcgggaggggattttggggacacagggggattttttgggttcaattcaggatttttggggacacagggggattttttgggttcaattcgggattttttgggttcaattcgggattttttggggtctcccctcCAGGCCGACCCCCGAGGGCCGCCGGGAGCGCTCCCGGGACAGGGCGGGGATCAGTGCAGGAAGTTCTGGGGGGATGcgggaggggattttggggacacagGCGGATTTTTTGGGTtcaatttgggatttttggggtctccccccCAGGCCGACCCCCGAGGGCCGCCGGGAGCGCTCCCGGGATGTGGCTCGGGTTCCTtgggggaagttttggggggatccaggaggggattctgtgatacgggagggggattttggggacacagggggatttttggggttcaattcaggatttttggggttcatttgggattttttgggttcaattcgggattttttggggtctccccccCAGGCCGACCCCCGAGGGCCGCCGGGAGCGCTCCCGGGACGCCGCCCGGTGCCGCCGCAGCCGCGAGGCCGAGGTGTTCGGGCAGCTGGCGCTGGCTCTGCCCTTCGCCCGCAGGGGTCAGCGCCCACCTGGACAAAGCGTCCATCATGCGCCTGACCATCAGCTACCTCCGCGtgcagcggctgctggccgccggtcagagacaccccaaaaccgtcccgaaccccaaaatccatcctgaaccccaaaatccatcccgaACACACccagaaacccccaaaatcccaccaggaactcccccaaaatccatcacAAATCCATCAGCTACCTCCGCGtgcagcggctgctggccgccggtcagagacaccccaaaaccgtcccgaaccccaaaatccatcctgaacccACCGGGACCCCGAAATCCCAccgggaacccccaaaatcccaccaggaacctccccaaatccaccgggaactccccaaaaatccatcaGCTACCTCCGCGtgcagcggctgctggccgccggtcagagacaccccaaaaccaccctgaacCCCAGAATCCATCccgaaccccaaaatccatcctgaaccccaaaatccaccccaaaatccacccagaaacccccaaaatcccaccgggaacctccccaaaatccatcacAAATCCATCAGCTACCTCCGCGtgcagcggctgctggccgccggtcagagacaccccaaaaccaccctgaaccccaaaatccatcccgaaccccaaaatccatcctgaacccaccgggaccccaaatccacccagaaacccccaaaatcccaccgggaacctccccaaatccatcccgaaccccaaaatccaccgggaaccccccaaatccatcctggaccccccaaatccatcctggacCCTCCCCCGAACCcaccgggaccccaaaatccaccggAGCCCCCcgagaccctccccaaattcaccgggaacctccccaaatcctccaacCCTCCAGGACCCCCGACCCTTTTAGAGACCCCCCGGTATTTCTGGGGACCCCCCAGGGTTTCggggaccccctgagaccccccgagacccccccaaaacccccccagaccccttgaaacccccccaaacccctcccaatGCCCTGGGTGGGTTctaccccaaaccccccaggacccccgacCCTTTTAGAGACCCCCCGGGATTTCTGGGGACCCCCCCGGTATTTTTGGGGACCCCTCAGGGTTTCggggaccccctgagaccccccgagaccccccaaaaccccccagaccccttgaaacccccccaaacccctccccagggtccccaaacccctcccaatGCCCTGGGTGGGTTctaccccaaaccccccaggacccccgacCCTTTTAGAGACCCCCCGGGATTTCTGGGAACCCCCCGGTatttttggggacccccccgggtTTCggggaccccctgagacccccccgggcccccccagGTGCGTGGGCAGCGGCTGCCGAGGCTGTGGACGGCTGTTACCTGCAGGCTCTCAGCGGCTTCGTGATGGTGCTGAGCGAGGGGGGGGGACATGATTTACCTGTCCGAGAACGTCAGCCgcctgctggggctcagccagGTGCGCGGGGGGACCCCGAAACCCgcccggggggggtccccgaaACCCgccgggggggggtccccaaaacccgCCGGGGGGAGCGCAAAAATCCCCCGGGGGAGCGCAAAAAATTCCGTTCGGAGCGGCCCCGAAATGTCGCGAAAAGGGGGGCAAAAAAAGGCCgggaaaagccccaaaaatgtgtcctgggggggtccccaaaatcccccggggggtccccaaaatctgccaggggggggggaccccaaaacccgccgggggggtccccaaaacccgCCGGGGGGAGCGCAAAAATCCCCCGGGGGAGCCGCGAAAATTCCGTTCGGAGCGGCCCCGAAATGTCGCGAAAAGGGGGCAAAAAAAGGCCgggaaaagccccaaaaatgtgtcctggggggtccccaaaatcccccggggggtccccaaaatctgccagggggggaccccaaaacccgcCGGGGGAGCGCAAAAATCTCCCGGGGGAGCCGCGAAAATTCCGTTTGGAGCGGCCCCGAAATGTCgcgaaaaggggaaaaaaatggacctggagggggggaaaaatgcagggaaaagccccaaaaatgtgtccgggggggtccccaaaatctgtcctgggggggtccccaaaatcccccgggggggtccccgaaAATTCCGTTCGGAGCGGCCCCGAAATGTCGcgaggagggggaaaaatggacCTGGAGGGGTCTAAAAacgtggggagggggctcaaAAATCCCCCTGGGGGGTCCCCGAAATCcccccgggggggtccccaaaaatctcagggggatccccaaaaatccgccccgggggggtccccaaaaatccatggggggggtccccaaacgCTTTTGTGGTGCCAAAAAAACTCCtcggggagccccaaaaatccctcgGGGGGGCCCCAAATTTTACCCAAAATtcgggggggggggtccccgaaattggggggggtccccgaaattggggaggggtccccgaaattggggaggggtcgcgAGATGAGGGCGCGACCCCCCCAGCTGGAGCTGATCGGGCACAGCGCCTTCGACTTCGTGCACCCCTGCGACCACGAGGAGCTGCAGGACGCGCTGGGGCCCCGGCagggtgagacccctccccaaattaacccgagacccctcccctcaTTAATTAACTCCTCCCCTGATTAATTAACCCCTCCCCTAATTAATTAACCCCGGGATCCCCGCCCCAAATTAACCCCGAGCTCCAAAAATGTCCCCGAGAGCCCAAAAATGTCCCTGGGAccctccccaaaatcatccctgagCCCCCGGCagggtgagacccctcccctaaTTAATTAACCCCTCCCCTAATTAATTaaccccgggacccctccccaaattaattaaccctgagacccctccccaaattaacccgggacccctcccctcATTAATTAACCCCTCCCCTAATTAATTAACCCCTCCCCTAATTAATTaaccccgagacccctccccaaattccccccccaGCGCTGCCCCCATCGCGGGGGGGGCGCTCCGAGCATCgagagcccccagaccccaaaatccccgaaaatcccccaaaatccccccaaatccgggACCCCccgacccccgggacccctccccaattccgggacccctccccagggtcTCTCCGGCTGCGGGGGGAGCGctcgtgcctcagtttctctctgcGCATGAAGAGCCCCAAGactccaaaatcccccaaaatccccccaaaatcccccaaaatccgggaCCCCCcgacccccgagacccctccccaattccgggacccctccccagggtcTCTCCGGCCCCGGGGGGAGCGctcgtgcctcagtttctctctgcGCATGAagagcccccaaaatcccccaaaatccccccaaatccccccaaatccgggACCCCCcgacccctgagacccctccccaattccgggacccctccccaattccgggacccctccccagggtcTCTCCGGCTGCGGGGGGAGCGctcgtgcctcagtttctctctgcGCATGAAGAGCACCCTGAGCGGCCGCGGGCGCTGCCTCAACCTCAAAGCGGCGTCCTGGAAGGTGCgggggggggaaattggggcaaattcgggggattttgggaaatttgggggattttgggaaatttggggattttgggggattggggggaaatttgggggattttggggacattttcggggatattttgggatattttgaggattttttggggatatttctgggatatttggggatatttgggaggGATCCCAGGGGAGATTTAGGGGAGGATTTCGGGAATTTTCGGGAAGTTTccaaaggaattttggggagttttgggattAAATCCCGAGGGTTTCCGGGCGGGATTTCGGGAAATTTCcagggaggatttttgggggaattttggggagttttgggattAAATCCCGAGCGATCCCAGGGGAGATTCCGGGGGAATTTCGGGGAGGATTTCGGGAATTTTCGGGAGGTTTCTGGGCGGGATttcgggggatttgggggagaaatCCCGAGGGGTTCcagaggggattttgggtgggattttggggggattggggtgactttgggggtgattttgggggtgaatttggggtgattttaggTGTGAtttagggtggttttggggcgattttgggggtgattttggggtggttttgggtgtgattttggggatgttttgggggtttttggggtggtttgaggtgtttttgggtgtttttggggtaatttCGGGTGTTTTTGGGCTCCCCCAGGTGCTGCACTGCgcggggtgattttgggggtgtttttggggtgtttttgggtgtttttggggtaatttcgggtgtttttgggtgtttccCTGCTCCCCCAGGTGCTGCACTGCgcggggtgattttgggggtggtttttgggtgtttttgggtgtttttggggtgtttttgggtgattttgggtgattttagggtgatttcaggtgattttAGGGTGATTTCGGGTGTTTCGGGCTCCCCCAGGTGCTGCACTGCgcggggtgattttgggggtggttttgggtgattttagggtgatttcgggtggttttggggtgtttttgggtggttttggggtgtttttggggtgtttttgggtgtttttgggtg includes:
- the LOC131574465 gene encoding LOW QUALITY PROTEIN: hypoxia-inducible factor 3-alpha-like (The sequence of the model RefSeq protein was modified relative to this genomic sequence to represent the inferred CDS: deleted 2 bases in 2 codons); protein product: MDGRPGPRPTPEGRRERSRDAARCRRSREAEVFGQLALALPFARGVSAHLDKASIMRLTISYLRVQRLLAAGAWAAAAEAVDGCYLQALSGFVMVLSRGGDMIYLSENVSRLLGLSQLELIGHSAFDFVHPCDHEELQDALGPRQGSLRLRGERSCLSFSLRMKSTLSGRGRCLNLKAASWKVLHCAGHMRTYSGPGSGPVRCLVLICEAIAHPGAIEAPLGSGTVLTRHSMDMKFTYCDDRIGEVAGYHPEELLGCSLYEFVHALDSNTLSRSVHTLLSKGQAVTSHYRFLAKRGGFLWAQTQATVMGGGRAAPEGIVCLHFVLSRVEQRGLVLSLGQSQRQQPGGGGAATPGTPGTPPRE